From one Treponema primitia ZAS-1 genomic stretch:
- a CDS encoding helix-turn-helix domain-containing protein — protein MVHETLIAELREYIKKRYRLVSIPPIFKGKAKSLPLPSGTERGIRPNAFGEATELLASFVKQNQHELFAFTLERLREGKGLKPAELYKRAWIDKRLYSKLLTTGNYKPKKETAIAFGLALHLTITEFNGFLKTAGFTLSDSSISDLVIRFCIEHELWDIADVNALLFESGQKVLCRE, from the coding sequence ATGGTACATGAAACGCTGATTGCGGAACTCCGTGAGTATATCAAGAAACGATACCGGCTTGTGTCAATTCCCCCAATTTTTAAGGGAAAAGCCAAGTCATTGCCATTGCCGTCCGGTACCGAGCGGGGCATAAGGCCGAATGCCTTCGGAGAAGCTACAGAATTATTGGCCTCCTTTGTGAAACAAAATCAACATGAACTATTTGCCTTTACCCTTGAGAGATTGCGGGAAGGAAAGGGCTTAAAACCAGCGGAACTTTACAAACGGGCTTGGATTGACAAACGTCTGTACTCAAAACTACTGACAACCGGCAATTACAAGCCTAAGAAAGAAACGGCTATCGCGTTTGGTCTTGCCCTGCACCTGACAATTACCGAATTTAACGGCTTTTTAAAAACGGCTGGATTTACATTAAGCGATAGCTCTATATCGGATTTGGTTATTCGCTTCTGTATAGAGCATGAGCTTTGGGATATTGCCGATGTAAATGCGCTGCTCTTTGAATCGGGACAAAAAGTATTATGCCGGGAATAG
- a CDS encoding single-stranded DNA-binding protein, with protein sequence MNNLNSIIIEGNLIRDPAYHETAKGTPICTFSIASNRFFKQGEGLEKEVSFFDVESWSKLAQNVQNLGHKGRAVKVVGRLKQDRWTGSDGKARSRVTIVAEHVEFRPEFRSEFKQDETGEQPGAGDTEEGFAVPF encoded by the coding sequence ATGAACAATCTCAATTCTATTATTATCGAAGGCAATCTGATACGGGACCCTGCGTACCATGAAACAGCGAAAGGCACGCCGATTTGTACGTTCAGCATCGCTTCAAACCGCTTTTTTAAACAGGGTGAAGGGCTGGAAAAGGAGGTAAGCTTTTTCGATGTTGAATCATGGTCAAAACTTGCCCAGAATGTCCAAAACTTAGGACATAAAGGCAGAGCAGTAAAAGTGGTAGGGCGATTAAAACAGGACCGGTGGACCGGCTCCGATGGAAAAGCCCGTTCCAGGGTAACGATTGTGGCGGAGCATGTGGAGTTCCGTCCGGAGTTCCGGTCGGAGTTTAAACAGGACGAAACCGGGGAACAACCGGGCGCAGGCGATACAGAAGAAGGGTTTGCGGTTCCCTTTTAG
- a CDS encoding ATP-binding protein produces MAFKKAERTQLYLRCALFGPSGSGKTMTALLMAKGIADTMGVPFAVIDTEARSASKYSDRISFDVNDLGKKTVDDYITAMNEAIKAGYKVLVIDSLSHAWRELTDEVDRIAQNSASKNTFSPWAKVNPKQKQFIDAILNFPGHIIATMRSNTEWVIGERKDGKSVPEKVGLKPEQGKGIEFEFDLLMELDQKHQATVTKDRTGKFQDESIDKPGEAFGVALYDWLSSGTVVPVPETKPAKTGKAKTEPPKAVPAKTPLTEPPIAGSVKEKGKKIVDEIGVIITANSESGNPYFTEMEKGESRKIIESIHSDEAGIKDLEDLKTFLNDELSKRKAANEPKTAIPASVPAATQAA; encoded by the coding sequence ATGGCTTTTAAGAAAGCGGAGCGTACCCAACTCTATTTGCGGTGCGCGTTATTCGGCCCGTCAGGTTCCGGGAAAACCATGACGGCCTTGCTGATGGCGAAGGGGATTGCCGATACGATGGGCGTACCCTTCGCGGTTATCGATACGGAGGCCAGATCAGCATCCAAGTATTCCGACCGCATCTCATTTGATGTAAATGACCTGGGGAAAAAGACGGTGGATGATTATATCACCGCCATGAACGAGGCAATCAAGGCGGGGTATAAAGTACTGGTTATTGATTCCCTCTCCCATGCGTGGCGGGAACTCACCGACGAGGTAGACCGTATCGCCCAAAACAGCGCCAGCAAAAACACCTTTTCGCCCTGGGCGAAGGTAAACCCGAAGCAGAAGCAGTTCATTGACGCGATCCTCAATTTTCCCGGGCATATCATCGCTACCATGCGGAGTAATACCGAATGGGTAATCGGTGAGCGGAAGGACGGAAAATCGGTACCGGAAAAAGTTGGGTTAAAACCGGAGCAGGGAAAGGGCATTGAGTTTGAATTTGACCTGCTCATGGAGTTGGACCAAAAACATCAGGCGACGGTAACCAAAGACCGTACCGGCAAGTTTCAGGATGAGAGCATTGACAAGCCGGGGGAGGCTTTCGGCGTTGCCCTGTATGATTGGCTTTCAAGCGGTACGGTGGTTCCAGTTCCTGAGACGAAACCCGCTAAAACCGGGAAGGCTAAGACCGAACCTCCAAAAGCGGTCCCTGCTAAAACGCCGCTTACGGAACCGCCAATAGCCGGCAGCGTAAAAGAAAAAGGCAAGAAGATTGTTGATGAGATCGGTGTTATCATTACGGCTAATTCAGAATCCGGAAACCCCTATTTTACCGAAATGGAAAAAGGGGAATCCCGGAAAATCATTGAATCGATCCATTCTGATGAAGCGGGTATCAAAGACTTGGAAGATCTCAAAACGTTCCTGAACGATGAACTTTCCAAGCGGAAAGCTGCCAATGAGCCAAAAACGGCGATCCCCGCATCTGTACCTGCGGCTACTCAAGCCGCGTAA
- a CDS encoding PD-(D/E)XK nuclease family protein, whose protein sequence is MIITNKLNLPEGLVKAVSTERHNQPGCISATTLLQGVKQIILTDRHWEHLEDDVSDRIWAIWGTAVHSLLEQEGEHDFTEQEISYPVGDITVTGRIDNYDMQNGIICDYKTASIWKIKVGDFDDWYKQGMIYSWLLARNGFMVKQCRFIALLKDHSKTDATRDYQYPKNPVYVYEFGVSFLNILKIENFIKNKIREYVRCQELGDNDIPPCTPDERWDKPTKYAVKKEGRKTAVCVLDDKETAESMAAELGKGHSVEIRPGESVKCQSYCLCRGFCNYCQDGVNIPDIKAAA, encoded by the coding sequence ATGATAATAACCAACAAATTGAATCTTCCGGAGGGGCTGGTAAAAGCAGTTTCCACGGAACGGCACAATCAGCCGGGGTGTATTTCGGCTACGACACTTTTACAGGGGGTAAAACAAATCATCCTTACCGACCGCCATTGGGAGCATTTGGAGGATGATGTATCAGACCGGATATGGGCTATCTGGGGTACAGCGGTTCACTCTCTCTTGGAACAGGAAGGGGAGCATGACTTTACCGAACAGGAAATAAGCTACCCCGTAGGTGATATTACCGTAACAGGCCGAATCGACAACTACGACATGCAAAACGGTATTATCTGCGATTATAAAACCGCCTCGATCTGGAAGATTAAGGTTGGTGATTTTGACGATTGGTACAAGCAGGGAATGATATATTCCTGGCTCCTTGCCCGAAACGGATTTATGGTTAAGCAGTGCCGGTTCATCGCCTTACTGAAAGACCATAGTAAAACCGATGCAACCCGTGATTACCAATATCCCAAAAACCCGGTATACGTCTATGAGTTTGGCGTTAGCTTCCTGAATATTCTCAAGATAGAAAACTTTATTAAAAATAAGATCCGGGAATATGTACGGTGTCAGGAACTTGGGGATAACGATATTCCCCCCTGTACTCCCGATGAACGGTGGGATAAGCCGACTAAATATGCCGTCAAGAAGGAGGGAAGGAAAACGGCGGTGTGTGTTTTGGATGACAAAGAAACGGCGGAGTCTATGGCCGCCGAACTGGGTAAAGGCCACTCCGTTGAAATACGTCCCGGGGAATCGGTGAAATGTCAGTCTTACTGTCTTTGCCGGGGGTTCTGCAATTACTGTCAGGATGGTGTCAACATCCCGGATATCAAGGCGGCGGCCTAA
- a CDS encoding lecithin retinol acyltransferase family protein, translated as MPGIEKAILKTDRNIPKLGDILVVSRGMYYHYGVYAGENRVIHYAAKSREFGDTICIHETTLNRFCYGRRYMICRFSDTYRKLDLGTKIFTMIEHPNLFTVIDSVSAFVVELSSSGFHLYSGKETADRARSRIGEGKYNLIFNNCEHFAIWCKTGISASSQVSSIVSILAAIPAKVR; from the coding sequence ATGCCGGGAATAGAGAAAGCCATTTTGAAAACTGATAGAAACATACCAAAGCTCGGGGACATTCTTGTGGTAAGTCGTGGCATGTATTATCACTATGGAGTTTATGCCGGGGAAAATCGGGTTATTCACTATGCCGCTAAGAGCAGAGAATTTGGCGATACTATTTGCATACATGAAACAACACTTAATCGTTTCTGTTACGGGAGACGATACATGATATGTAGATTTTCAGACACATACCGGAAGCTGGATCTTGGAACAAAAATATTTACCATGATAGAGCATCCAAATCTTTTTACGGTTATAGATTCGGTGTCTGCCTTCGTAGTAGAGCTTTCAAGTTCCGGTTTCCATTTATATTCGGGCAAAGAAACGGCGGACCGCGCCCGTTCCAGGATCGGTGAGGGCAAGTATAACCTCATATTTAATAACTGTGAGCATTTCGCAATCTGGTGTAAAACGGGTATTTCAGCGTCTTCGCAAGTAAGTTCAATAGTATCGATTTTGGCGGCGATTCCGGCAAAGGTACGGTAA
- a CDS encoding JAB domain-containing protein: MLYEIVSERKVAYAGKIQNPDDIYDLVKRYAQAKKEQFIVVTLNSVHEPLSVRIVTTGLINRTIIHPREVFYPAIQDLATAVVLCHNHPSGDLEPSNEDKGITNRLVAAGHIIGVNVLDHLIIGKSEYFSFRKNGCLPEDDEILKFTLKDFLEGT, from the coding sequence ATGCTCTATGAAATCGTCTCTGAACGGAAAGTAGCATACGCTGGAAAGATTCAGAACCCCGATGATATATACGACCTTGTCAAACGATATGCCCAGGCTAAAAAGGAGCAGTTCATTGTAGTGACGCTCAATAGCGTCCATGAGCCATTGTCTGTCCGTATTGTAACTACCGGTCTTATTAACCGGACAATCATCCATCCCCGGGAAGTATTCTACCCGGCTATACAAGACCTGGCCACTGCCGTAGTTCTTTGCCACAATCATCCTTCCGGAGATTTAGAGCCATCAAACGAAGACAAGGGCATAACCAATAGACTTGTAGCCGCAGGTCATATCATAGGAGTCAATGTACTGGATCATCTTATTATAGGGAAATCAGAGTATTTCAGCTTTAGGAAAAACGGCTGCCTGCCGGAAGATGATGAAATCTTGAAATTTACATTGAAAGATTTTTTGGAAGGAACATAA
- a CDS encoding DUF932 domain-containing protein has translation MAHGIMENDWMFSGKGVVPWHEIGTVLDGVLTSDEAIKAAKLIWKVDQISVFAAGNWVQAIPGFVANVRSDTKEVLGIVTDRYCVAQNKDVFAFADELIGTNKAKCTYETAGSLWNGRRVFMLVNMPKSRIVGDDYQPYLCLSNAHDGTASLQVFLTGIRVVCNNTLTAALHTAKRKISIRHLTNMEQRKDEALRTMGAASKYFHDLEVFASMLAGKKVNITKVLDKLFPASKQMSTRQVKSNLEVKELIKTLFKQKDDLQNFRGTAWGAYQAIADYRSNAEPRRKTATYADTKMARFLDGDEVMTHAQEIILELAA, from the coding sequence ATGGCACATGGAATTATGGAAAACGATTGGATGTTCAGCGGCAAAGGCGTTGTACCGTGGCATGAAATTGGAACGGTATTGGACGGCGTACTTACTTCGGATGAAGCCATCAAAGCGGCGAAACTTATCTGGAAGGTTGACCAAATTTCGGTGTTTGCTGCGGGGAACTGGGTGCAAGCAATTCCGGGTTTTGTGGCAAATGTCAGGAGTGACACAAAGGAAGTCCTTGGTATCGTAACGGACCGGTACTGTGTTGCTCAAAACAAAGATGTTTTTGCCTTTGCGGATGAATTGATAGGGACAAATAAGGCAAAATGTACCTACGAAACTGCCGGTAGTCTTTGGAATGGCCGGAGGGTTTTCATGCTGGTAAATATGCCAAAAAGCCGAATTGTAGGCGATGACTATCAGCCCTATCTTTGTCTATCCAATGCCCACGACGGCACGGCATCCCTGCAAGTTTTCTTGACCGGTATCCGGGTAGTTTGTAACAACACCCTAACGGCAGCGCTCCATACGGCAAAACGGAAAATATCAATCCGTCACCTGACTAATATGGAACAGCGGAAAGACGAAGCTCTGCGAACCATGGGCGCGGCATCTAAATACTTCCACGATCTTGAAGTATTTGCATCCATGCTCGCCGGAAAGAAGGTAAATATCACGAAAGTGCTGGATAAACTGTTCCCTGCTTCAAAACAGATGTCTACCCGCCAAGTCAAATCAAACCTCGAAGTAAAGGAGCTTATCAAAACTCTCTTTAAGCAGAAGGATGATTTACAAAACTTCCGGGGAACGGCATGGGGAGCATATCAGGCAATCGCGGATTACCGTTCCAATGCGGAACCAAGACGTAAAACGGCGACTTATGCGGACACAAAAATGGCGCGGTTTCTGGACGGTGATGAAGTGATGACTCATGCCCAGGAAATTATCCTGGAGCTTGCGGCATAG
- a CDS encoding GNAT family N-acetyltransferase — protein sequence MNLYEQIDYIFSLEDFTDTKIKDQAILDEYVKFRYDGHIKIDPWLDHDEFRIDALQYLIDINANYFGYAFDANKKSAGFLIGRIPGFNNHRQQRNNVKKYITYLESQRNAKDEFIMIQLGGGSGERISDVIRNTIGVSISQCAWLTFFKTMESFQGKGYGKQLITDFMAQAKNYPIIVLTTTDSNFGFYEHMGFARVWDKKIKGKEHHFIYAYTADAKTMKKYRQKEKALKIT from the coding sequence ATGAACCTTTATGAACAAATTGATTACATTTTCAGCCTTGAGGACTTTACTGATACCAAAATAAAAGACCAAGCCATTCTGGATGAATATGTGAAGTTTCGATACGATGGCCATATCAAAATAGACCCCTGGTTGGATCACGATGAATTCCGGATAGATGCGCTCCAATATCTCATTGATATAAACGCCAATTATTTCGGATATGCGTTTGATGCCAATAAAAAATCCGCAGGCTTCTTAATCGGGAGAATTCCAGGTTTTAATAACCATCGGCAGCAGAGAAATAATGTCAAAAAATACATCACCTATCTTGAGAGTCAACGAAATGCGAAAGATGAGTTCATTATGATACAACTTGGCGGCGGCAGTGGAGAACGGATCAGTGATGTTATCAGAAACACAATCGGAGTTTCAATATCGCAATGTGCCTGGCTCACTTTTTTCAAGACCATGGAAAGTTTCCAAGGAAAAGGATATGGCAAGCAACTTATCACCGATTTTATGGCGCAGGCGAAAAACTACCCTATTATCGTACTAACAACCACGGACTCCAATTTTGGTTTCTATGAACACATGGGCTTTGCCCGAGTATGGGATAAAAAAATCAAGGGAAAAGAACACCATTTTATTTATGCGTATACCGCCGATGCCAAAACTATGAAGAAATATCGCCAAAAAGAGAAGGCGCTTAAAATTACATAA